A window from Streptomyces sp. NBC_00299 encodes these proteins:
- a CDS encoding SigE family RNA polymerase sigma factor translates to MRQARVDEYAEFAVARAGHLYRSACLLTAGDTHLAEDLVQETLGRIYVRWGRVSRVDNPAGYAQTVLTRTFLAHQRRRSSTERATDTFPDRPADDAGHGDLPLRLTLLQALARLPAKDRAVVVLRYWEDRSVEQTADALNASSAAVRTRCTRALGRLRELLGEDLGEYAAP, encoded by the coding sequence ATGAGACAGGCCCGCGTGGACGAGTACGCGGAGTTCGCGGTGGCCAGGGCCGGGCATCTGTACCGGTCCGCCTGTCTGCTGACCGCCGGGGACACCCACCTCGCCGAGGACCTCGTCCAGGAGACCCTCGGCCGGATCTACGTCCGCTGGGGACGGGTGTCGCGGGTGGACAACCCGGCCGGGTACGCGCAGACGGTCCTCACCCGCACCTTCCTCGCCCACCAGCGCCGGCGCAGCAGCACCGAGCGCGCCACGGACACGTTCCCCGACCGGCCCGCGGACGACGCCGGGCACGGTGACCTGCCGCTGCGGCTGACCTTGCTGCAGGCGCTCGCCCGGCTGCCCGCCAAGGACCGGGCCGTGGTCGTCCTGCGGTACTGGGAGGACCGGTCGGTGGAGCAGACCGCCGACGCGCTGAACGCCAGTTCCGCGGCGGTGCGGACGCGGTGCACCCGGGCACTCGGCCGGCTGCGGGAGCTGCTGGGCGAGGACCTCGGCGAGTACGCGGCTCCCTGA
- a CDS encoding Nramp family divalent metal transporter, with protein sequence MADTTGNTAASQVGEAESRPRKSSWRYIGPGIVVAATGVGAGDLVATLIAGSNFGYTLLWAAIIGCLVKISLAEAAGRWHLSTGRTLFDGWASLGRWTTWFFAVYVVIWGFVYGAAAMSSSALPLQALFPNVMDLEWWAIACGLVGLVFVWFNKYSVFEKVMTVLVGVMFVVTVYLAIRVTPNLGDAFAGLLPVLPDEKDSILNTLGLIGGVGGTITLAAYGYWVNAKGWTNTGWMKVMRLDNRVAYATTGIFVISMLFVGAELLHSANIAIASGDKGLIQLGDILEDEYGTATAKFFLIGFFATSFTSLIGVWHGVSLMFADFVSRYRTGAALKGEEVASGRRERSWPFRAYLLWLTFPPIVLLFQGEPFRLIIIYGVLGAAFLPFLAGTLIWLLNSSRTPAQWRNGPLSNAMLAVAGLLFLVLCVKQIWDQPWADFF encoded by the coding sequence ATGGCGGACACCACAGGAAACACAGCGGCATCACAGGTCGGCGAGGCGGAATCCCGGCCGCGCAAGTCCAGTTGGCGGTACATCGGCCCCGGCATCGTCGTCGCCGCGACCGGCGTCGGGGCCGGCGACCTGGTCGCCACCCTCATCGCGGGCAGCAACTTCGGCTACACCCTGCTCTGGGCCGCGATCATCGGCTGTCTGGTCAAGATCTCCCTCGCGGAGGCGGCGGGCCGCTGGCACCTGTCCACCGGCCGCACCCTCTTCGACGGCTGGGCGAGCCTGGGCCGCTGGACCACCTGGTTCTTCGCGGTCTACGTCGTGATCTGGGGCTTCGTCTACGGCGCGGCGGCGATGTCGTCGAGTGCGCTGCCGCTGCAGGCGCTGTTCCCGAACGTGATGGACCTCGAATGGTGGGCCATCGCCTGTGGTCTGGTCGGCCTGGTCTTCGTCTGGTTCAACAAGTACTCCGTCTTCGAGAAGGTCATGACGGTCCTGGTCGGCGTCATGTTCGTGGTGACGGTGTACCTGGCGATCCGCGTCACGCCCAACCTCGGCGACGCCTTCGCGGGCCTGCTGCCCGTCCTGCCCGACGAGAAGGACTCGATCCTCAACACCCTCGGCCTCATCGGCGGCGTCGGCGGCACCATCACCCTTGCCGCGTACGGCTACTGGGTCAACGCCAAGGGCTGGACGAACACCGGCTGGATGAAGGTCATGCGGCTGGACAACCGCGTCGCCTACGCCACCACCGGCATCTTCGTCATTTCGATGCTGTTCGTCGGCGCCGAGCTGCTGCACTCCGCGAACATCGCGATCGCCAGCGGCGACAAGGGCCTGATCCAGCTCGGCGACATCCTGGAGGACGAATACGGCACGGCGACGGCCAAGTTCTTCCTGATCGGCTTCTTCGCCACCTCCTTCACCTCCCTCATCGGCGTCTGGCACGGCGTGAGCCTGATGTTCGCGGACTTCGTGTCCCGCTACCGCACCGGTGCGGCCCTCAAGGGCGAGGAGGTCGCCTCGGGCCGGCGGGAGCGCTCCTGGCCCTTCCGCGCCTACCTGCTGTGGCTGACCTTCCCGCCCATCGTCCTGCTCTTCCAGGGTGAGCCCTTCCGCCTGATCATCATCTACGGCGTGCTGGGCGCGGCCTTCCTGCCCTTCCTCGCCGGCACGCTGATCTGGCTCCTCAACTCCTCCCGCACACCGGCCCAGTGGCGCAACGGGCCGCTCAGCAACGCCATGCTGGCCGTCGCGGGCCTGCTGTTCCTGGTGCTGTGCGTGAAGCAGATCTGGGACCAGCCGTGGGCGGACTTCTTCTAA
- a CDS encoding ATP-binding protein, which translates to MLRQYGSFGSYPQPPLGAGHLSVEYDPRPSVVREARAEVRRQLEGWGLTNLDELVDVAELLVSELATNAVRHSASRFRLTLSAAHGILRCEVRDGGSRVPAVLDAGDSESGRGMFLVDALSRRWGCHQDGPGKTVWFELGTCGSDDCGSKPW; encoded by the coding sequence ATGCTGCGCCAGTACGGCTCGTTCGGTTCCTATCCCCAACCGCCCCTGGGGGCAGGACACCTGAGCGTCGAGTACGACCCCCGCCCCTCCGTCGTCCGCGAGGCCCGTGCGGAGGTCCGCCGGCAGCTGGAGGGATGGGGGCTCACGAACCTCGACGAGCTAGTCGACGTGGCCGAACTGCTGGTGAGCGAGCTGGCCACGAACGCCGTGCGGCACTCGGCGAGCCGCTTCAGGCTCACCCTGTCCGCCGCGCACGGGATCCTGCGCTGCGAGGTCCGCGACGGCGGCAGCCGCGTTCCGGCCGTGCTGGACGCCGGGGACTCGGAGAGCGGCCGGGGCATGTTCCTCGTGGATGCGCTCTCCCGGCGCTGGGGCTGCCACCAGGACGGACCGGGCAAGACCGTGTGGTTCGAGCTCGGCACCTGCGGGTCGGACGACTGCGGCTCCAAACCCTGGTGA
- a CDS encoding MEDS domain-containing protein — translation MTDQPAPPHGHFDHRMAVFAADDEFLATALPFLTEALAAPGEPPPVAIAAPGNLDLLRDALGSDAKSVGLVPHTEWYTGSAANAVAQGAGYLAANAGPGGRIHLLMEPVWGGRAGRSPRETAEWIRYEALANLLFAPLATTALCAYDARVAGPAIVAAARRAHPDTDVYEDPVRLAAELDAVPLPPLPADAERFSGPAPTADAVRGWAAAQGLSAADAELFALAVTEAAAVLGPLDDALLWGDAPACVCELRTVRRVNDPLAGFVPPPSAELEPGQGLWFARQVCAYVDVRDEGEGTSVRLQYG, via the coding sequence ATGACCGACCAACCGGCCCCACCCCACGGCCACTTCGACCACCGCATGGCCGTCTTCGCGGCCGACGACGAGTTCCTCGCCACGGCCCTGCCCTTCCTGACCGAGGCCCTCGCCGCCCCCGGCGAACCCCCGCCCGTCGCCATCGCCGCCCCCGGCAACCTGGACCTCCTGCGCGACGCCCTCGGCAGCGACGCCAAGAGCGTCGGCCTCGTCCCGCACACCGAGTGGTACACCGGCTCCGCCGCCAACGCCGTCGCCCAGGGCGCCGGTTACCTCGCGGCGAACGCCGGCCCCGGCGGCCGTATCCATCTGCTCATGGAGCCCGTCTGGGGCGGCCGGGCGGGCCGGTCCCCGCGGGAGACCGCCGAGTGGATCCGCTACGAGGCCCTCGCCAACCTGCTCTTCGCCCCGCTCGCGACGACGGCCCTGTGCGCCTACGACGCCCGCGTCGCGGGACCGGCCATCGTCGCCGCCGCCCGCCGAGCACACCCCGACACCGACGTGTACGAGGACCCGGTCCGGCTCGCCGCCGAACTCGACGCCGTACCGCTGCCACCGCTTCCCGCCGACGCCGAGCGGTTCTCCGGCCCGGCGCCCACGGCCGACGCGGTCCGCGGCTGGGCGGCCGCCCAGGGGCTGAGCGCAGCGGACGCGGAGCTGTTCGCGCTTGCCGTTACCGAGGCGGCCGCCGTGCTCGGCCCGCTCGACGATGCCCTGCTGTGGGGCGACGCCCCGGCATGCGTGTGCGAACTGCGCACGGTCCGCCGCGTGAACGACCCGCTGGCCGGCTTCGTACCGCCGCCGAGCGCGGAACTGGAACCCGGGCAGGGGCTGTGGTTCGCCCGGCAGGTGTGCGCGTACGTGGATGTGCGCGACGAGGGGGAGGGGACGAGCGTACGGCTCCAGTACGGATAG
- a CDS encoding ATP-binding protein, with protein sequence MSGSAPRRDHHLPVETTSFVDRRGDLAAGRELLARTRLVTLTGPGGVGKTRLAARIAAGVRRTFPDGVRVVHLSGLDDPALVPLAADALDLHDHSAQPPLLALVEQLRDRRLLLLVDNCEHLLPACAELAAALLHGTTGVRILATSRHRLGLTEEHLLEVRPLPVPDPDGDLSSSEGCPALALFADRAAAVVPGFRLTAANRGAVARLCRRLDGLPLAIELAAVRMRVLDVDQLLDRLDDRYRLLTGGSPTALPRHQTLRAAVDWSHELCTAREQLVWARLSVLAGSFDLETAEVVCAQEEASPEEASVTSVAALRSDDVLDAVAGLVDKSVLSRESGPDGTRYRLLDTLRHYGLDRLRRIPGEEPAARRRQRDWMLRRATAYERAWFGPGQREIVARLRADQDNLRAALDFGLATPGERLTGLRLAGTLWFYWHACGAPREGRHWLDRALAANPEPTRERARGLWIAGLLAAATHNLTAGLALARDAHALARDLDDEAEAAHAEYVIGVITLFMDDLPTALKHFEASVVRGPVPGQHLSLYGLDQVELACALGLLGEADRAVEVCERARRMCELHGEEWVHSYVLRMLALAHTVRGDWHRAEGHARHALRLKLAVHDVIGIALTLDLLARVAMETGAHERAAVLLGAADHTWAGIDRDRWASAALKSTRRDSETRAREELGPSGFRRAYERGLGLDLAETVDHALHDRSRPLRPTGPGEPNPGRHGSPRATTGLRLTRRESEVAELVAQGLANQQIADRLVIARRTAEGHVERILGKLGFSNRSQIAAWVAAQR encoded by the coding sequence ATGAGCGGATCAGCGCCACGACGGGATCACCATCTGCCGGTCGAGACGACCAGCTTCGTCGACCGGCGCGGCGATCTCGCGGCCGGCCGCGAGCTGCTGGCCAGGACCCGGCTGGTCACGCTCACCGGGCCCGGCGGCGTCGGCAAGACCCGCCTCGCCGCACGGATCGCGGCCGGAGTGCGGCGCACCTTCCCGGACGGCGTGCGCGTCGTGCACCTCTCCGGCCTGGACGACCCGGCGCTCGTCCCGCTCGCCGCCGACGCGCTCGACCTGCACGACCACTCCGCGCAGCCGCCGCTCCTCGCGCTGGTGGAACAGCTGAGGGACCGTCGGCTGCTCCTGCTCGTCGACAACTGCGAGCACCTGCTGCCGGCCTGCGCCGAACTCGCCGCGGCGCTGCTGCACGGCACGACCGGCGTACGGATCCTCGCCACCAGCCGCCACCGCCTCGGCCTCACCGAGGAACACCTCCTGGAGGTACGCCCCCTGCCGGTCCCCGACCCGGACGGCGACCTGTCCTCGTCCGAGGGCTGCCCGGCCCTGGCCCTCTTCGCCGACCGGGCCGCCGCAGTGGTCCCCGGCTTCCGCCTGACCGCCGCCAACCGCGGGGCCGTCGCGCGCCTCTGCCGCCGCCTCGACGGCCTCCCCCTCGCCATCGAACTCGCCGCCGTCCGCATGCGCGTCCTCGACGTCGACCAGCTCCTGGACCGCCTCGACGACCGCTACCGCCTCCTCACCGGCGGCAGCCCCACGGCCCTGCCCCGCCACCAGACCCTGCGGGCAGCGGTCGACTGGAGCCACGAACTGTGCACCGCGCGGGAGCAGTTGGTGTGGGCGCGGCTGTCGGTCCTGGCGGGGAGTTTCGATCTGGAGACCGCGGAGGTGGTGTGTGCGCAGGAGGAGGCCTCCCCGGAGGAGGCGTCCGTAACGTCCGTGGCGGCGCTGCGGAGTGACGACGTCCTCGACGCCGTCGCAGGCCTCGTCGACAAGTCCGTACTGTCCCGCGAGTCCGGCCCGGACGGCACCCGCTACCGCCTCCTCGACACCCTCCGCCACTACGGCCTCGACCGCCTGCGCCGAATCCCCGGCGAGGAGCCCGCGGCCCGCCGCCGCCAGCGGGACTGGATGCTGCGGCGCGCCACCGCCTACGAACGGGCCTGGTTCGGCCCGGGCCAGCGCGAGATCGTCGCCCGCCTGCGCGCCGACCAGGACAACCTCCGCGCCGCCCTCGACTTCGGCCTCGCCACCCCGGGCGAACGCCTCACGGGCCTGCGTCTCGCCGGCACCCTGTGGTTCTACTGGCACGCCTGCGGCGCCCCGCGCGAAGGCCGTCACTGGCTCGACCGCGCCCTCGCCGCCAATCCGGAACCGACCCGGGAACGCGCACGCGGCCTGTGGATCGCGGGCCTCCTCGCCGCCGCCACCCACAACCTCACCGCGGGCCTCGCGCTCGCCCGCGACGCCCACGCCCTTGCCCGTGACCTGGACGACGAGGCGGAGGCGGCGCACGCCGAGTACGTCATCGGGGTCATCACCCTGTTCATGGACGACCTGCCGACCGCGCTGAAGCACTTCGAGGCGAGCGTCGTCCGTGGCCCCGTCCCCGGCCAGCACCTCAGCCTGTACGGCCTCGACCAGGTCGAACTCGCCTGCGCGCTGGGCCTCCTGGGCGAGGCCGACCGCGCAGTCGAGGTCTGTGAGCGGGCCCGGCGGATGTGCGAACTGCACGGCGAGGAGTGGGTGCACTCGTATGTCCTGCGGATGCTCGCCCTGGCTCACACCGTGCGGGGCGACTGGCACCGGGCCGAAGGCCACGCCCGCCACGCCCTGCGCCTCAAGCTCGCCGTCCACGACGTCATCGGCATCGCCCTCACCCTTGACCTGCTGGCCCGCGTCGCCATGGAGACGGGCGCCCACGAGCGGGCCGCCGTCCTGCTGGGCGCCGCCGACCACACCTGGGCCGGCATCGACCGCGACCGCTGGGCATCCGCGGCCCTGAAGTCCACCCGCCGCGACAGCGAGACCCGGGCCCGCGAGGAGCTGGGCCCATCCGGCTTCCGTCGGGCGTACGAACGCGGTCTCGGCCTCGACCTCGCGGAGACCGTCGACCACGCCCTGCACGACCGCAGCCGGCCGCTCCGGCCCACCGGGCCCGGCGAGCCGAACCCCGGCCGTCATGGATCCCCCCGGGCCACGACCGGCCTCCGTCTCACCCGCCGCGAGAGCGAGGTCGCCGAACTCGTCGCCCAGGGACTCGCCAACCAGCAGATCGCCGACCGTCTGGTCATCGCCCGCCGCACCGCCGAGGGCCATGTGGAACGCATCCTCGGCAAGCTCGGCTTCAGCAACCGCAGCCAGATCGCGGCCTGGGTGGCGGCCCAACGCTGA
- a CDS encoding M14 family metallopeptidase, which produces MRLRIRGSGGRSGRRSAALAALLALALAAPLSANVSANADSDAKPAPTADDIRQYEVHIHSTAKDRTALQQAGVTVDEADSHGVVVSGRADQIKKLKSLGYDVTPLGAVPDRSAGEDDVRLYDFPSGDSRYHNYAEMTSEINSLVSANPSIASQRVIGTSYQGRNIVAIKISDNVASDEAEPEVLFTHHQHAREHLTVEMALYLLRELTSDYGSDSRVTSMVNNREIWIVPDLNPDGGEYDIATGSYRSWRKNRQPNSGSSAVGTDLNRNWAYRWGCCGGSSGSASSDTYRGASAESAPEVKVVANFVRSRVVGGVQQIKAGVDFHTYSELVLWPFGYTYSDTTTGMTADDRNAFAAVGQKMAASNGYTAEQASDLYITDGSIDDWLWGNQKIFAYTFEMYPRSGGGGFYPPDEVIERETSRNRDAVLQLLENADCMYRSIGKEAQYCS; this is translated from the coding sequence ATGCGACTTCGCATCCGCGGCTCAGGCGGCCGCAGCGGCAGACGTTCCGCCGCTCTCGCCGCACTGCTCGCCCTCGCACTCGCCGCTCCCCTGTCGGCGAACGTGTCCGCCAACGCCGACAGCGACGCCAAGCCGGCCCCCACGGCCGACGACATCCGGCAGTACGAGGTCCACATCCACTCCACCGCCAAGGACCGCACGGCACTTCAGCAGGCCGGCGTGACCGTGGACGAGGCCGATTCCCACGGCGTCGTAGTCTCCGGCCGGGCGGACCAGATCAAGAAGCTGAAGTCGCTCGGCTACGACGTCACCCCGCTCGGCGCGGTCCCCGACCGGTCCGCAGGCGAGGACGACGTCCGCCTGTACGACTTCCCGTCCGGCGACTCGCGCTATCACAACTACGCGGAGATGACGAGCGAGATCAACTCGCTGGTCTCGGCCAACCCCTCGATCGCGAGCCAGCGTGTCATCGGCACCTCCTACCAGGGCCGGAACATCGTCGCCATCAAGATCAGCGACAACGTGGCGAGCGACGAGGCCGAGCCCGAGGTGCTCTTCACGCACCATCAGCACGCCCGTGAGCACCTCACCGTCGAGATGGCGCTCTACCTGCTGCGCGAGCTGACGTCCGACTACGGCAGCGACTCCCGGGTCACCAGCATGGTGAACAACCGCGAGATCTGGATCGTGCCCGACCTCAACCCGGACGGCGGCGAGTACGACATCGCCACCGGCTCGTACCGGTCGTGGCGCAAGAACCGGCAGCCCAACTCGGGCTCGTCGGCGGTCGGAACCGACCTCAACCGGAACTGGGCCTACCGGTGGGGCTGCTGCGGCGGTTCGTCGGGGTCGGCGTCCTCGGACACCTACCGGGGCGCGTCCGCCGAATCGGCGCCGGAGGTCAAGGTCGTCGCCAACTTCGTGCGCAGCCGGGTCGTCGGCGGCGTGCAGCAGATCAAGGCCGGGGTCGACTTCCACACGTACAGCGAGCTGGTGCTGTGGCCGTTCGGGTACACGTACTCCGACACCACGACCGGGATGACGGCCGACGACCGGAACGCGTTCGCGGCCGTCGGGCAGAAGATGGCGGCCAGCAACGGCTATACGGCCGAGCAGGCCAGTGACCTGTACATCACGGACGGGTCGATCGACGACTGGCTGTGGGGCAACCAGAAGATCTTCGCGTACACCTTCGAGATGTACCCGCGCTCCGGTGGCGGCGGCTTCTACCCGCCCGACGAGGTCATCGAGCGGGAGACGTCCCGGAACCGGGACGCGGTGCTGCAGCTGCTGGAGAACGCCGACTGCATGTACCGGTCGATCGGGAAGGAAGCCCAGTACTGCAGCTAG
- a CDS encoding GntP family permease, translating to MSFPLAAAAPAETPPHTGGLLLLIDGTAGLLTVAAIGIALLLFLIIKTRLQPFVALLAVSIAVGLMAGLSVTELFGTVQRSDAVSTIESGMGGILGHVAIIIGLGTMLGAILEVSGGAEVLASRLLNLFGEKRAPLAMGLTGLIFGIPVFFDVGIFVLAPIVYAAAKRSGKSILLYCLPLLAGLSMTHAFLPPHPGPVAAAGLLHVQLGWVLLMGIICGIPAVVAAWVFSAWIGKRIFVAVPQDMVEAAAEAKQAVIDEQRASGVEPRETPVPLGTVLGIIGTPLVLILAATFSSIAMDPSTTRSVIEFFGNPFVALTIALLLAYYLLGIRRGWSRKSLETVSTSSLKPVGNILLVVGAGGVFGAVLKASGVAQALSDTFNDVGLPVLVLAYLISLVLRVAQGSATVAIVTTAGIVAPLLTEGDHSQPFVALVIMAISAGSIFASHVNDGGFWIVAKYFGITERDTLKTWTVLESVLSVAGFVVAAVLSLFV from the coding sequence ATATCCTTCCCCCTGGCCGCAGCGGCCCCCGCCGAGACACCACCCCACACCGGCGGCCTGCTCCTCCTCATCGACGGCACGGCCGGACTGCTCACCGTCGCCGCCATCGGTATCGCGCTCCTGCTCTTCCTGATCATCAAGACGCGCCTGCAGCCCTTCGTGGCGCTTCTCGCCGTCTCCATAGCCGTCGGCCTGATGGCGGGTCTGTCGGTCACCGAACTCTTCGGCACCGTCCAGCGGTCGGACGCCGTGTCCACCATCGAGTCCGGCATGGGCGGCATCCTCGGCCATGTCGCGATCATCATCGGCCTGGGCACCATGCTCGGCGCGATCCTCGAAGTCAGCGGCGGCGCAGAGGTGCTGGCGTCCCGTCTGCTCAACCTCTTCGGCGAGAAACGAGCCCCCCTCGCCATGGGCCTCACCGGCCTGATCTTCGGCATACCGGTCTTCTTCGACGTCGGCATCTTCGTGCTCGCGCCGATCGTGTACGCCGCCGCCAAGCGCTCCGGGAAGTCCATCCTTCTCTACTGCCTGCCGCTGCTGGCCGGCCTGTCGATGACCCACGCCTTCCTGCCCCCGCACCCCGGTCCGGTCGCGGCGGCCGGTCTGCTCCACGTCCAGCTGGGCTGGGTCCTCCTCATGGGCATCATCTGCGGCATCCCGGCGGTGGTGGCCGCGTGGGTGTTCTCGGCCTGGATCGGCAAGCGCATCTTCGTCGCCGTGCCGCAGGACATGGTCGAGGCGGCGGCCGAGGCGAAGCAGGCGGTCATCGACGAGCAGCGTGCGTCCGGGGTCGAGCCCCGGGAGACGCCCGTACCGCTCGGCACCGTCCTCGGCATCATCGGTACGCCGCTGGTGCTGATCCTGGCCGCCACGTTCTCCTCGATCGCCATGGACCCCTCCACCACCCGCTCGGTGATCGAGTTCTTCGGCAACCCGTTCGTGGCCCTGACGATCGCCCTGCTCCTGGCCTACTACCTGCTGGGCATCCGCCGCGGCTGGTCCCGCAAGTCCCTGGAGACGGTGTCGACTTCCTCGCTCAAGCCGGTCGGCAACATCCTCCTGGTCGTCGGCGCGGGCGGTGTCTTCGGCGCCGTCCTCAAGGCCAGCGGCGTCGCCCAGGCACTCTCCGACACCTTCAACGACGTCGGCCTCCCCGTGCTCGTCCTGGCCTACCTGATCTCGCTGGTCCTGCGGGTGGCCCAGGGTTCGGCAACGGTCGCGATCGTCACGACGGCCGGCATCGTCGCCCCCCTGCTCACCGAGGGCGATCACTCCCAGCCCTTCGTCGCCCTCGTCATCATGGCCATCTCGGCCGGCTCGATCTTCGCCTCCCACGTCAACGACGGAGGCTTCTGGATCGTCGCCAAGTACTTCGGCATCACCGAGCGGGACACGTTGAAGACGTGGACGGTGCTGGAGAGTGTGCTGTCGGTCGCCGGGTTCGTGGTGGCGGCGGTGCTGAGTCTGTTCGTCTAG
- a CDS encoding RidA family protein — protein MTEKIALTPKTHTTPPAKFSHGVKKGNILQVAGQVGFLPAVEGQAPTPAGPTLREQTLQTLANVKAILEEGGASWDDVMMIRVYLTDVDHFAEMNEIYNTYFKEQGLTQPPAARTTVYVGLPAGLLIEIDALAVLG, from the coding sequence ATGACCGAGAAGATCGCACTCACCCCGAAGACCCACACCACCCCGCCCGCGAAGTTCTCGCACGGCGTCAAGAAGGGGAACATCCTCCAGGTCGCCGGGCAGGTCGGATTCCTCCCCGCGGTCGAGGGCCAGGCCCCGACGCCCGCAGGCCCCACCCTGCGCGAGCAGACCCTCCAGACCCTCGCCAACGTCAAGGCGATCCTGGAGGAGGGCGGCGCCTCCTGGGACGACGTGATGATGATCCGCGTCTATCTGACGGACGTGGACCACTTCGCCGAGATGAACGAGATCTACAACACCTACTTCAAGGAGCAGGGCCTGACCCAGCCGCCCGCCGCCCGCACGACGGTGTACGTCGGCCTGCCGGCGGGGCTGCTCATCGAGATCGACGCGCTGGCCGTACTCGGCTGA
- a CDS encoding IclR family transcriptional regulator translates to MSQTVDRALSILPLLAEGPADLGQVADRLGVHKSTALRLLRTLHEHGLVYRQSDQRYRLGARLIALAQEAMENLDIREIAHPHLARLNEQCGHTVHLAVYEEDEVLYIDKVESRYPVRMYSRIGKPVAITVAAVAKLLLADRPEHERRALAEKLDYPMYTARSTPNAPAFLRELEKVREQGWATDLGGHEESINCVAAPIRGADGRVVAAMSVSAPNVVVTADELLTLLPLVRRTADGISGEYSGRNPVHPAAPRQGP, encoded by the coding sequence ATGAGCCAGACCGTCGACCGTGCGCTCAGCATCCTGCCGCTGCTCGCCGAGGGTCCCGCCGACCTCGGTCAGGTCGCCGACCGGCTGGGGGTGCACAAGTCCACCGCGCTGCGGCTGCTGCGCACCCTGCACGAGCACGGCCTCGTCTACCGCCAGTCCGACCAGCGCTACCGCCTCGGCGCCCGCCTCATCGCCCTCGCGCAGGAGGCCATGGAGAACCTCGACATCCGCGAGATCGCCCACCCCCACCTGGCCCGTCTCAACGAGCAGTGCGGGCACACCGTCCACCTCGCCGTGTACGAGGAGGACGAGGTGCTGTACATCGACAAGGTCGAGAGCCGGTACCCGGTGCGCATGTACTCGCGGATCGGCAAGCCCGTCGCCATCACCGTCGCCGCCGTGGCGAAGCTGCTGCTCGCCGACCGGCCCGAGCACGAGCGCCGTGCCCTCGCGGAGAAGCTCGACTACCCCATGTACACGGCCCGTTCCACCCCCAACGCCCCGGCCTTCCTGCGGGAGTTGGAAAAGGTGCGCGAACAGGGCTGGGCCACCGACCTCGGTGGCCACGAGGAGTCCATCAACTGCGTCGCCGCACCGATCCGCGGCGCCGACGGCCGTGTCGTCGCCGCGATGTCGGTCTCCGCGCCGAACGTCGTCGTCACCGCCGACGAACTCCTCACCCTCCTCCCGCTGGTGCGCCGTACGGCGGACGGCATCAGCGGCGAGTACTCCGGCAGAAACCCCGTGCACCCGGCAGCCCCCCGGCAAGGACCGTAA
- a CDS encoding sugar kinase, translating into MTVTGPCNALDVVDVVALGESMVTFLPTRPGRLADVPSFERAIGGAESNVACGLAAAGHAARWVSRVGADGFGDHLVEAIREYGVDVSAVRRDPVRPTGVYFRTAGDRATDAHEVAYYRAGSAASAMSAANVDLAAVRAGRVLHLSGITAALSDACLALLRELVAGRPADGPLVSFDVNYRPGLWHTSDGPHVLLDLARTCDVVFVGTDEAEAAWGVTGGPEAIRALLPEPSVLVVKDGARGATAFERAAVNAARSESTTTFVPALHVDVVAAVGAGDAFAAGFLSGTLRGLGVRERLRHGHLMAAAALTVPGDLAAPPSRDHADRLVALEDVEWEKLRLGPGWTQATERAVEEVRTP; encoded by the coding sequence GTGACTGTCACCGGACCCTGCAATGCCCTCGACGTCGTGGACGTTGTCGCGCTCGGCGAGTCCATGGTCACGTTCCTGCCGACGCGGCCGGGGCGCCTCGCCGACGTGCCGTCGTTCGAGCGGGCGATCGGGGGCGCGGAGTCGAACGTCGCGTGCGGGCTCGCCGCCGCGGGGCATGCCGCGCGGTGGGTCAGCCGGGTCGGCGCCGACGGGTTCGGCGACCATCTCGTCGAGGCGATCCGGGAGTACGGCGTCGACGTCTCGGCCGTGCGCCGGGACCCGGTGCGTCCGACGGGCGTGTACTTCCGCACCGCGGGCGACCGGGCCACGGACGCGCACGAGGTGGCGTACTACCGGGCGGGCTCCGCGGCCTCCGCGATGTCCGCGGCGAACGTGGACCTCGCGGCGGTGCGGGCCGGACGGGTGCTGCACCTGTCGGGAATCACGGCGGCACTGTCGGACGCCTGCCTCGCCCTGCTGAGGGAACTCGTCGCCGGCCGGCCCGCCGACGGCCCCCTCGTCTCCTTCGACGTCAACTACCGCCCGGGCCTGTGGCACACCAGCGACGGCCCCCACGTCCTCCTGGACCTGGCCCGCACCTGCGACGTGGTCTTCGTGGGCACCGACGAGGCAGAGGCGGCCTGGGGCGTCACCGGCGGCCCGGAGGCAATCCGCGCACTGCTGCCGGAGCCGAGCGTCCTGGTCGTGAAGGACGGGGCGCGGGGGGCGACGGCGTTCGAGCGCGCGGCGGTGAACGCGGCGCGGTCCGAGTCGACGACCACCTTCGTGCCCGCCCTCCACGTCGACGTCGTCGCGGCGGTCGGTGCCGGTGACGCCTTCGCTGCCGGGTTCCTCTCCGGGACGCTGCGGGGGCTCGGCGTTCGGGAGCGGTTGCGGCACGGGCACCTGATGGCTGCCGCCGCGCTCACCGTGCCCGGGGACCTCGCCGCACCGCCCTCCCGGGACCACGCCGACCGGCTGGTGGCCCTGGAGGACGTCGAGTGGGAGAAACTGCGACTCGGCCCCGGCTGGACGCAAGCCACTGAGCGGGCCGTCGAGGAGGTACGTACGCCATGA